CAGATGCCATCAGAAAATAACTCCGCAGGTAGCTTCCATTGATGAGACCATTCGGATAATCATAGAAGACCAATGTTCCGTGAGCCGTTTCGGCGATGGTGAGATGCTGCTTACCAACCCGGACAAGGAAATAGGATTCCAAAAAGGAAATGTACTCTTGGCTCAGCGTCTCAAGGAAGTATTGACAAGCCATGAAGAAGGACATTTGGTTTGTATCTCCGATACTTTCGAAAACATTTATCGCTATAACCGCAAAGCACGCCGATTCTGGAGAACTCACTTCTTTCTGTATGGCAGTTGGTGGGACCGCTTGCTGTTGCCCGACAGGCTATACTACAATACATTCATCACCCGTCCCTACATGGACTTCGCTTCCAAAGAAGACTGCCCACGGTGGTTTCACCAGATGAAAGCTATCTGGAAAGACAGGGATGTCGTATTCATTGAAGGCGAAAAAAGCCGTTTGGGGGTAGGCAACGACCTCTTTGACAATGTAAAAAGCATCAGACGTATTCTTTGTCCGCCCCGTGACGCATTTGACCGCTACGAAGAAATACTGAATGAAGCGCAAAAACTCGAGAAAACCGCTCTCTTCCTGATTGCTTTAGGACCTACGGCTACTGTACTGGCTTACGATTTATTCAAGTCCGGTTATCAGGCAATTGACGCAGGGCACGTGGACGTAGAATATGAATGGTGGCGAATGGGAGCCAAACGGAAAGTAAAGCTGGAACGAAAATATGTAAACGAAGCCGCCAACGGAAAACAAGTGTCCGACGCCGGAGAATTTTATCGGAAACAAATCATTGCTAAAATCTATTAAATCATGAAGATAGCCTATTACCTGCCCTCACTACAGGCACCTGGCGGAATAGAACGGATAGTTACATTCAAAGCCAATTA
This sequence is a window from Bacteroides thetaiotaomicron VPI-5482. Protein-coding genes within it:
- a CDS encoding SP_1767 family glycosyltransferase, whose protein sequence is MNIQPLINAIRYKLRYGITVEWYNFWYMALRCHQKITPQVASIDETIRIIIEDQCSVSRFGDGEMLLTNPDKEIGFQKGNVLLAQRLKEVLTSHEEGHLVCISDTFENIYRYNRKARRFWRTHFFLYGSWWDRLLLPDRLYYNTFITRPYMDFASKEDCPRWFHQMKAIWKDRDVVFIEGEKSRLGVGNDLFDNVKSIRRILCPPRDAFDRYEEILNEAQKLEKTALFLIALGPTATVLAYDLFKSGYQAIDAGHVDVEYEWWRMGAKRKVKLERKYVNEAANGKQVSDAGEFYRKQIIAKIY